A stretch of DNA from Clostridium sp. JN-9:
TATGTAGCTTTTTGCTAGATCTCTTAATTTTAAATTGTTACTCTGCAATAACTTAGGATAAAGGTATTTATCTTCAGATTGAAGATGTATTTTTAGCTTGCCTGCCATAAAACTTATTTCCTTAGCCATTTCAAAGCTGTTTGAAACAACATCATTGGAAATAAATGATTTTAATTTATTCATTTCATCTCTAATTTCACTATGCTGTCTTTTTAATCCGCTAATATCCATTAATCAGCACCTCTTTTATATTTACTATAATTATATACTATAATGAGTACTTATTCAGTAACTTATGTTACCGTTATTGTTGTTGATTGGTGTTGTGTTGGGGACGGTGTTGGGGACGGTTCATTTAAAATGCAAATTGTTATTCCTTGGTCCTTGGGGGCCCTTGGGGACGGTTCATTTAAAATCAACATACTTAGCTGATGAAATAGCATTATCATGAAAAACAATAGAAATTGTAAATAAACCAATGTAGCTTGTCCTATTTAATTAAAATCGCATAAAATGAGTATATTTTACTATAATCAAAATGTTGACCTAATTTTCTGAATAATGTATAATCAAAACATAAAATGAATCACTTTAATATTTAAAATATACACTGGAGAGAGGTGAGTCCACCAGGACAATTACATCGTAACATATTATAATCTCCATTGATATTCCTCTTTGCAAAGGGTTTATATAAATTTGCTGAAATTAAATAATTCAGCAGAAAGAGAGAATATAGGATGGACAGTTCTCTTTCAAGAAATGAAGGGAGTGTTGCTTAAAATTGCAAGATAGCGTTCCCCCAAATAATAAAGGGAAGTTAGAATGAAACCTGCTTTATGTTAATTGCAAATCATTCTAACTTCCTTTTTTCTTGGTTTTTATAAAAAAGTTGTGAACCGTCCCTAATCTTTTATCTTATAATATATCAAAGCAGAAACCCATAACAGGATTCCGCATAAGCTCACAACCTGGGCAATTCTTAAGGGTCCCAGCATCAAACTGTCCGTTCTCAACCCCTCTATAAAAAATCTTCCTACAGAATACATGCCTATGTATGTAAAGAAGACTATGCCTATCTTTTTAGATTTTCTCAATAAATATAATAAAAATATACATACCAACACATCCCAGATAGATTCATAAAGGAAAGTGGGCTGGTAATATACTCCTCCTATAAGCATTCCCTTTTGAATAAACAGGGGAAAGTGCTTAATAAAGTTATAAGATACCTCACCGCCATGAGCTTCTCCATTGAAAAAGTTGCCCCATCTTCCTATAGCTTGGGCTAAAATAATTGAAGGTGCGGCTACATCAAATATTTTTAAAAAGCTTAATTTCCTATATCTTGTATAAAAATACATTGTAATTATTGCAAATAAAATGCCTCCATGTATGGCTAACCCGCCTTGTCTTATATTTAATATCTGAGAAGGGTTATCTTTATAATAGCTAAACTCGAATAAAACATAATATAGCCTGGCCCCAAGTATGCTAAATGGTAATGTAATTAAAAATCCATCTAACAGATAATCAAAGTTTACATCTCTCCATTTTGCATTATAATTGGCCAGTATAAGTGCTACCATCATTCCACCAGCAATAATTATCCCGTACCATCTGATATCCAGCCCAAAAATAGTAAACGCAATTGGATTCATACATACACATCCTCTTCTAATGTATTTCAAATAAACTATATCTTTTCTTGTGTATTTAATAATATATATTTATCATTAATTATGCAATAACTTATTTTAAACTTTCATATACTTTGCTAAGATTATCCTTCATACTTTCTATATAGTCCTTGTTGTCTTCCGAGCTTTCAATAGTATATATTCTCTCTACCTTTGCATTTACTTCCCTTGCCAGTGTCTGAGAAACCTTTGGACTTGCCAGTTCCTCAGAAAAAATAACTTTTATTTTATTTGCTTTGCAATAATCAACCAGTTCCTTAAGTTTTTGTGCTGTAGGTTCACCTTCTGCAAATACATCCTCAGCACTATTTTGTTTTAATCCAAAGTCTCTGCAAAAATATGCGAAGGCGGCGTGTCCGGTAACAAAATTTTTATTTTGCAAAGTGCTGAATTTATTGGAATAGTCATTATATAAATTATCTATTTGAACTGCAAAATCTGCATAATTCTTTTCATAGTAATCCTTATTGGATGGATCAACTTTTATCAAAGCATCCTTTATATTGTTTGCTTCAATTTTTGCCTCTTTCAGGCCAAGCCATGTGTGTGGATCATATTGCCCATGGTCCTCTGAACCAGCAGCATTATTATTTTTTACTGGAGTAATACCTTTAGATGCCGCCACTGTCACCAGCTTTTTATTATCTAATGTCTGCAAAACTTTGTCAGTCCAGCTCTCCATTCCCATTCCATTATATACAAAAATATCAGCATTATTAATTGTCTCCATATCCCTTGGCTTTGGTTCAAAGTCATGAGGCTCGGTCCCATCTGGTACAATAGTGTGAACTTCTATTTTATCTTTACCAACTGCCTGTGCAAACTCTTTTAAAGGATTAAATGACACAGCCACCTGTATCTTACCATTTTTATTTACGCTTTTATTCCCGCTAACCTGTTTACTGCCACATGCAGTAAATAATATCATAATAGACATCAACAAAACAAAACTACTAATTTTTTTAAACATTTTTCCACTCCTCGAGAAATTGTTGCAAATAACTTGCATTTACATATTTAATATAATACTTCTATTACAATTTCCTGTCAATAAGCTATTTATTTCATTTTTACACATAGAACAGCCATGAAATAAACTTCATTTCATGGCCTGCAATTCTTACTATAGATGAGCCTATACAGTGAGAAATAGCGCTTAAGATCCGCCATCTTCACACTGTATAAGTTGATTTTGTGTTTTGCTGTCTATACTATATTTGCACTTTCAATTTCCTTTTCCTGAAGAAGCTGATTTGTATAAAGTCTGAAATAGTAGCCTTTATTCCTCAATAATTCCTTATGTGTGCCAGATTCTGTAATTCTACCTTTTTTAATTACAAGAATTTTATCAGCTGAAACTATAGTTGACAGTCTATGCGCCACTACAAAACTTGTTCTTCCTGAAAGAACTTTTCCTATGGCACTTTGAATCATTTTCTCTGTTTCAGTGTCAATGGACGATGTGGCTTCATCCAAAACAAATATGGCAGGATTTGAAACTATTGCTCTGGCAAAAGAAATAAGCTGTTTCTCACCAGTGGAGAGATTTCCCCCGTCTTCTCCAACCTGTGATTCATATCCATTGTCCATTTTCATAATAAATTCATGAGCATTTACTAGTTTTGCAGCTCTTTCTATTTCCTCCTGTGATGCATCAAGTTTCCCATATCTGATGTTGTCCCTAATGGTGCCGCTAAACAAATGCGGGCTTTGCAGTACATAGCCTATATTTGATTGAAGCCATAAAAGGGATCTTTCCCTGTAATCCTTCCCATCAATCAATATTTCTCCACTGCTTGGCTCATAAAATCTGCATATTAAATTTACAATAGTACTTTTCCCTGAGCCTGTTTCTCCGACAAGAGCTATTGTCTCTCCTTTTTTTACTTTTAAATTAAAGTTATCCAACACCTTTTCTCCATTTTTATATGAAAAACATACATTCTTAAATTCTATGTCGCCATGCATTTCTTCCCAGTTTTCTTTTTTCCCATTAAATAAATCTCCATACTTTTCTATTACATCTTTTCTGTCCCATATATCAGGTTCAGTTTCTATAAGGGAAATAATTCTTTCTGCAGAAGCTTGTGCCTGCTGAAGTTCTGCAATAGTTCCAGCCAGCTGGCTTACCGGGTCAAAAAATTGTATCGTGTATGAAATAAACATGACAAAGGTACCATAAGTTAATGTTTTAGTCATAACTTCATTTCCGCCAAACCATAGTGCAAAGCCTGTTCCTATGCTTCCCATAGTAATTACGATAGGAAGAAATAATGAAGAAAAGATTACAGCTCTTATTGCCGAATTTCTCATATTATCAGCATCCTGTTTAAATTCATTAAGATTTTCATCCTCACGAACCAATGTCTTTGTTGTTTTTGCACCAGATACCTCTTCACTAAAATCTGCAGTAAGCTGTGAATTCAGCTTTCTGACCTTTCTATAGGATTTTAATATTTTCTTTTGAAAAAATACTCCGACTAGAAACAATGGAGGTACAACGCACATACTAACTAAAGTAAGTTTTACATCGTAATAAAGCATTATACAAATAAAACCAATCATCATTACTACAGCCCAAACCATATCAATAAGTCCCCATGAAATGATTTCGCTTAACCTGGCTACGTCTGAGGTCATTCTTGCCATAAGCCAGCCTACAGAAGAATTATCATAATATGAGAATGACAACTGCTGTAATCTTTTGAAGCCTAGCTGCCTTATATGATAGGCAAGGTGGGTCTCAATTTTACCAGCCTGCCTGATAAATAACCTTACATTGAATGCTTGGAATGAAAAAATACAAAAGTAGACCACCCCAAACTTTACAAGTCCACTGGTAGTTTTTTTTACTACAAAATTATCTATGGCATATCTTGTCATTAAAGGCATTATTGAATCTATACCTGCTACTATAGTCATTAAAAGCGCTAATAATATAAGCCCTTTCTTAAATTTCGTCAAATACTTAAAAAGCCTTCTCCATATTCCAATATCTAGTTTTTCCGTTGCATTATAATCATCTATCCTGCTCATATCTGTTCACCCCCTGTTATGCTATTCATTGCATGCCTTTTCATGTTCATCAGTCCTATCAGAAGAATTTTGTATATCCCATATTCTTTTGTAAATTCCTTCTTTTCTGATAAGCTGCTGATGATTTCCTATTTGCTCAATCTTTCCATGGTTAAGAACTATTATTTTATCTGCATCCATCACTGTCGAAATTCTATGAGATATTATAAATGTAGTAACACCTTTACTTCTTTTTTTAAGTTGTTCCCTTATTATCCTATCAGTTTCAGCATCCACTGCACTTAAAGAATCGTCAAAAATCAATATTGGCATATTTTTTATGAGAGTTCTTGCTATGGCAACTCTTTGTCTCTGTCCACCGGACAATGTGACACCTTTTTCTCCCACAATGGTATCATATCCTTTTTCAAATGACGAGATAACATTATGCACTGCAGCCATTGAAGCAGCCTTTTTAACTTCATTGTCATCAGCCATAATTTTGGCAATTTTAATGTTCTCTTTTATTGTTCTTGAATAAAGAAATGGCTCTTGAAGCACTATACCTATATTGCTTCTTATCCACTTCCTTTTTATATCCTTAAGTTCTACTCCATCTATTTTTATAGATCCCTTATTATAATCATAAAGTCTCATTAAAAGATGCACCATGGAAGACTTCCCAGAGCCGGTAGGGCCCACTATTGCCACTGTCTCACCTTTTTTAACATTAAAGCTTATATCATTTAGAACAGGAGTATCATTATCATATCCGAAACTGACATTTTCAAAGTTGATCTCACCTTTGATCTCAGGCTCTAACCCCTTTCCGTTTTCACATTCTACTGGTGTTTCTAAAATATTATTTATTCTTCCTAAAGAAACTGTCATTTTCCCCATGTCAGATAAGATTCTTCCAAGCTGTCTTACGGGCCAAAGCAGCATTCCTTCATAGGTATTAAAAACAACCAAAGTGCCCAGGCTTATATCTCCTCTTACAGCAAAATATATACCTGAAAGCAAAACCAGTCCAATTTGAAGCATACATAGAAAATCTGAAGTTCCCCAATAATCTGCAAGTATTTTTGTTATATTATAGTTTAAATCCCTGTACTTCTTATTCTGTTCTTCATACTTTTCAATTTCAAAGCTTTCTCTTCCAAATGCCTTTACTACTCTTACTCCATTTAAATTTTCCTGTAGTATAGATGTGAGAACTGCTTCCTGTTCATCTGCTTTCTGAAAAGTATCTTTAATTTTATTGAAAAATACAAATGAAAAAGCAAAAATTATAGGTACGATTACCATAGAAATAAGAGTCATCTTTCTGTTTAGAGAAAGCATCATTATTATAGCAAACAGCACTATAAAAAATGCTCTTCCTATTTCAACCATTTGCATTGCGAAAAATCTTCTTACAGTATCAACATCAGATGTACATCTTTGAATTAAATCTCCGGATTCTGCATTTACATGATATTTATAAGGTAAATTTTGAATGCGATCATATAATTTCACTCTTAATTTTCTAGCAATATTTTCAGCTGCTTCAGCGGAAAGTTTGCCTTTAAAATATAAAAATATGCCTCTTATGCTTGTTAATGCAATTAAGCATAGTGCACATATCCATAAATTTCTTTGTAAAACATCTCTGCCGCCAATTTTAATTATAATATTTTCAATTGCTTTAGGGACACTTAGCGGCTTATCACCTATAATGGAATCTATAGTAATTTTCACCACCATAGGCTCTATCATAGCAATTAATGTAGCAACTCCGATAGATAATATTGCTGAGATGTATAACAATCTATTGCCTTTAGTTAGTTGTATCAATTTCTTCATTTAAATAGTCCCCCCATCGTACATAATATAATCTTTACACTGTCAGGAATAAAATGTAGAATCATAGCATTTAATCCTTCTAAAAGTTTCTTTTTTACTCATTTTTACCACTCCCTGCTTTTGCGGGTTTTCCCCACTAAAATTATAGATTTATTTGCCATTCACCAATACATAACTACCAGTAAAAAAGCAATATAAAAAGGCCATTGAGCATAATATTCTCCGGCCTTTTAATCACATAAATATCTTCATAATAAACAATCAGTATAAACTAATCAGTATAATTAAAAAAGCCACGGGCACCTACCTATGGCTAATTATTTTCATAAACAGCTTAATTATAAAAAGCAATGAATAATTTAAAAATAAATACCAAGATGGTGCATAAATATTAATTTTTCTCTATTATCATAATTGTCCGCAAATATGCCGTTAAATCTAACATTCATATTCATTAACATTTATACAACCTCCTTACCTAAATTAAATGTAAATTATGCACTGTTAATTATTGTTATATGTATTATTTTATACCTTAGTTATTAGAATTACAATAGTTTAGGTAAAAAAATTGGGGACGGTTAACAATTATTTTATATAAATAAAAAAACTTTGGGACGGTTAACAACAATTTTAAAATTATAATCAACCATTTTTAAATATAATACTTATTAAATTATCTAAGCTTGTCCAATATTGTTTTAAATTTATACTATAAGCAATTTATATTCATTTTATTTCAGCTTAAATAAAGCGCAGATAAATAATACCAAAATTATATAGATTCTTATCTGACAATAATTTCATCTAAAATTCCTATATATTTTTCTTCTGAATTTACTAACTTCACTCCAATATTGCATAACATTGACACCCTTGATTGAGTAATGTTACCTATTACCTTACATATATCCTTATATTTGAAGTTGCATAAACTTCTCATTAATAACACAAATATTGCCCTTTTTTCTGTGGCTGATCTACAATTTTTCATTCTGAGAATACTTTCTGATATTTGATATCTTTCATTTAAAAATTTCAATATATCGTCAACTGTAAAATGTCTTGTAATTATTTTTCTTTGACTTAAATACACGGTTTTTTCTTTTTTAAATTCAATATTTTCGCTAACGCTGTTATTGGTAATTCTTCTTATAAAATCCAAATATGTTTTCTTTGCATTTATTTCGTTATTGCTGAAATGACCAAGAATAAACTCCTTATCTATTAAGCCAAATCTATCATTCATTGTCCCTAAGTAGATTCCAAGGCTTGAAAACTTGTATTTTTCTAACTTATTGCTATATTTCTTTATAGACATTGGATTGGAATGTATATAGGCTGATAATGTTAAAAGGTATTTATCATTATCAACAATTTTACTTTTAAATCTGTCTTGAAAAACGTGTCCATGCCTTTTATATTTTTTGTTATAATATTGTGCATAACTTTGATTTATACCATGCATTATTTTTGAAATGTCAGCTCCATTTGAATCTATAATAAAGTGATTTATACCATGCATTATTTTTGAAATGTCAGCTCCATTTGAATCTATAATAAAGTGATTATGTGTATTCATAATACAATATCCATAAACTTTAAACTTAAAAATATTCTTATACTTTTTCATTATTTCAATATACTTTTCCTTATCCTCAACACCCCTATATAAGTTAAATTCACTTATACTTCTACTCATAATATGGTAAATTGAATTTTCACCTTTTATTCTTGCAGCTCTTGGCATAAAAATACCTCCATTAATTTTATTTTTAAATATAAAAGATATATGTTAATTGAAGTATTGCCCAACCCCATACTATTTACACAATTTTATAAAAAAATATCCACATAGTTGAACTTATTTTATTCAACAGTGTGGATATTTTTTAGATTTTTATTTATTGTGAACCGTCCCCATTAGAACGCTGGAACTACGGCTCCTCCAAATTTGTCTTCAATAAACTTTTTGATTTCCGGAGAAGTTATTGCTTTATCTAAAGCCTTTATTTTTTCATCATTTTCATGGCCCTTTTTAACAGCTATAACATTAGCATAAGGTGAGTTAGAATCTTCAGTAAGCAATGCATCTTTTACAGGATTTAGTTTTCCTTCAAGTGCATAGTTGGAATTTATAACTGATAATGTAACATCCTGCAGTGTGTTAGTAAGCTGCTTTGCGTCAACTTCAGTTATTTTTAATTTTTTAGGATTGTCCTTA
This window harbors:
- a CDS encoding transposase, whose translation is MPRAARIKGENSIYHIMSRSISEFNLYRGVEDKEKYIEIMKKYKNIFKFKVYGYCIMNTHNHFIIDSNGADISKIMHGINHFIIDSNGADISKIMHGINQSYAQYYNKKYKRHGHVFQDRFKSKIVDNDKYLLTLSAYIHSNPMSIKKYSNKLEKYKFSSLGIYLGTMNDRFGLIDKEFILGHFSNNEINAKKTYLDFIRRITNNSVSENIEFKKEKTVYLSQRKIITRHFTVDDILKFLNERYQISESILRMKNCRSATEKRAIFVLLMRSLCNFKYKDICKVIGNITQSRVSMLCNIGVKLVNSEEKYIGILDEIIVR
- a CDS encoding ABC transporter ATP-binding protein; translation: MSRIDDYNATEKLDIGIWRRLFKYLTKFKKGLILLALLMTIVAGIDSIMPLMTRYAIDNFVVKKTTSGLVKFGVVYFCIFSFQAFNVRLFIRQAGKIETHLAYHIRQLGFKRLQQLSFSYYDNSSVGWLMARMTSDVARLSEIISWGLIDMVWAVVMMIGFICIMLYYDVKLTLVSMCVVPPLFLVGVFFQKKILKSYRKVRKLNSQLTADFSEEVSGAKTTKTLVREDENLNEFKQDADNMRNSAIRAVIFSSLFLPIVITMGSIGTGFALWFGGNEVMTKTLTYGTFVMFISYTIQFFDPVSQLAGTIAELQQAQASAERIISLIETEPDIWDRKDVIEKYGDLFNGKKENWEEMHGDIEFKNVCFSYKNGEKVLDNFNLKVKKGETIALVGETGSGKSTIVNLICRFYEPSSGEILIDGKDYRERSLLWLQSNIGYVLQSPHLFSGTIRDNIRYGKLDASQEEIERAAKLVNAHEFIMKMDNGYESQVGEDGGNLSTGEKQLISFARAIVSNPAIFVLDEATSSIDTETEKMIQSAIGKVLSGRTSFVVAHRLSTIVSADKILVIKKGRITESGTHKELLRNKGYYFRLYTNQLLQEKEIESANIV
- a CDS encoding hemerythrin domain-containing protein, producing the protein MDISGLKRQHSEIRDEMNKLKSFISNDVVSNSFEMAKEISFMAGKLKIHLQSEDKYLYPKLLQSNNLKLRDLAKSYISEMSNVSSEFELYKNKYNTKSKIIDNSTEIINETKKVLGLLEKRLDKEDRELYPLV
- a CDS encoding metal ABC transporter substrate-binding protein gives rise to the protein MFKKISSFVLLMSIMILFTACGSKQVSGNKSVNKNGKIQVAVSFNPLKEFAQAVGKDKIEVHTIVPDGTEPHDFEPKPRDMETINNADIFVYNGMGMESWTDKVLQTLDNKKLVTVAASKGITPVKNNNAAGSEDHGQYDPHTWLGLKEAKIEANNIKDALIKVDPSNKDYYEKNYADFAVQIDNLYNDYSNKFSTLQNKNFVTGHAAFAYFCRDFGLKQNSAEDVFAEGEPTAQKLKELVDYCKANKIKVIFSEELASPKVSQTLAREVNAKVERIYTIESSEDNKDYIESMKDNLSKVYESLK
- a CDS encoding ABC transporter ATP-binding protein translates to MKKLIQLTKGNRLLYISAILSIGVATLIAMIEPMVVKITIDSIIGDKPLSVPKAIENIIIKIGGRDVLQRNLWICALCLIALTSIRGIFLYFKGKLSAEAAENIARKLRVKLYDRIQNLPYKYHVNAESGDLIQRCTSDVDTVRRFFAMQMVEIGRAFFIVLFAIIMMLSLNRKMTLISMVIVPIIFAFSFVFFNKIKDTFQKADEQEAVLTSILQENLNGVRVVKAFGRESFEIEKYEEQNKKYRDLNYNITKILADYWGTSDFLCMLQIGLVLLSGIYFAVRGDISLGTLVVFNTYEGMLLWPVRQLGRILSDMGKMTVSLGRINNILETPVECENGKGLEPEIKGEINFENVSFGYDNDTPVLNDISFNVKKGETVAIVGPTGSGKSSMVHLLMRLYDYNKGSIKIDGVELKDIKRKWIRSNIGIVLQEPFLYSRTIKENIKIAKIMADDNEVKKAASMAAVHNVISSFEKGYDTIVGEKGVTLSGGQRQRVAIARTLIKNMPILIFDDSLSAVDAETDRIIREQLKKRSKGVTTFIISHRISTVMDADKIIVLNHGKIEQIGNHQQLIRKEGIYKRIWDIQNSSDRTDEHEKACNE
- the lgt gene encoding prolipoprotein diacylglyceryl transferase, with protein sequence MNPIAFTIFGLDIRWYGIIIAGGMMVALILANYNAKWRDVNFDYLLDGFLITLPFSILGARLYYVLFEFSYYKDNPSQILNIRQGGLAIHGGILFAIITMYFYTRYRKLSFLKIFDVAAPSIILAQAIGRWGNFFNGEAHGGEVSYNFIKHFPLFIQKGMLIGGVYYQPTFLYESIWDVLVCIFLLYLLRKSKKIGIVFFTYIGMYSVGRFFIEGLRTDSLMLGPLRIAQVVSLCGILLWVSALIYYKIKD